In a single window of the Elaeis guineensis isolate ETL-2024a chromosome 4, EG11, whole genome shotgun sequence genome:
- the LOC140857551 gene encoding uncharacterized protein yields MYQKPVARESSNHLESENEEMDISKVLKDIEYLGASNMSWKERKKLENQNVVALGGKPPKKHRTPLSVAKPAMKNQKRREQKKIEEGLVLGRFAKNAAKSNNKPQKLKPEDRVLKASEGYFRKGVLNVNHLLAPSPPKGGDRSHIKVGKGKKKGKGKKKGKGKRRRGR; encoded by the exons ATGTATCAGAAGCCGGTGGCTAGAGAATCTTCTAATCATCTGGAGAGTGAGAATGAGGAAATGGATATATCAAAAGTATTAAAGGATATAGAATACTTGG GTGCCTCTAATATGTCCTGGAAGGAGAGGAAAAAGTTGGAGAACCAGAATGTTGTTGCTTTGGGTGGGAAG CCTCCTAAGAAGCATAGAACGCCACTTAGTGTGGCAAAACCAGCAATGAAAAATCAAAAGCGAAGAGAACAAAAGAAAATAGAAGAG GGGTTGGTTCTTGGTCGATTTGCCAAGAATGCTGCAAAAAGCAATAATAAACCACAGAAGCTAAAACCTGAAGACAGAGTGTTGAAGGCAAGTGAAGGCTATTTCAGGAAAGGTGTGCTTAATGTGAATCATCTGTTGGCGCCGAGTCCACCAAAAGGTGGTGATAGATCGCACATCAAGgttggtaaaggaaagaagaaagggaaAGGGAAGAAAAAGGGTAAGGGAAAAAGGAGAAGAGGCCGTTAA